A stretch of the Ipomoea triloba cultivar NCNSP0323 chromosome 16, ASM357664v1 genome encodes the following:
- the LOC116007951 gene encoding GPI mannosyltransferase 2-like, whose product PWCKAKLPLLYDYIQSHYWGVGFLRYFQIKQIPNFLLASPILSLALCSIIHYVKLQPKVFLSVGFQASSMIKGQTVSPFSKGTNAGPKSADFAVKDTSSKLQGNHVLKHRKQAAGSKDSGAIPSETGKSDNPDLSTILVPFIFHLGFMVATAFLVMHVQVATRFLSASPPLYWFGSYIMASPNIGKRWGYCIWAYCSAYIFLGSLLFSNFYPFT is encoded by the exons CCATGGTGCAAGGCGAAGCTTCCCTTACTCTATGACTATATCCAAAGTCATTATTG gGGAGTGGGATTCTTGagatattttcaaataaaacaGATCCCAAACTTTCTACTTGCTTCCCCAATTTTGTCTCTTGCACTCTGCTCAATTATACATTATGTGAAGCTACAGCCCAAAGTTTTCCTCTCAGTAGGCTTCCAAGCTTCTTCCATGATTAAAGGACAGACCGTTTCACCCTTTTCTAAGGGGACAAATGCAGGGCCAAAGAGTGCTGACTTTGCAGTGAAAGATACCTCTAGCAAATTGCAAG GCAATCATGTACTTAAACACCGGAAACAAGCTGCTGGAAGCAAGGATTCTGGGGCAATCCCATCAGAAACTGGAAAATCAGATAATCCAGATCTATCGACTATACTTGTTCCATTCATATTCCATCTCGGATTCATGGTGGCAACAGCTTTTCTTGTTATGCACGTACAG GTCGCAACCCGATTCTTATCTGCCAGCCCTCCTCTCTACTGGTTTGGCTCATATATCATGGCTTCCCCCAACATCGGCAAGAGATGGGGGTATTGTATTTGGGCATATTGTTCGGCTTACATCTTTCTTGGCAGTCTACTGTTCTCAAACTTCTACCCTTTCACATGA